The nucleotide sequence CCACCTTTTTGGTCTCGACGAAATTGCCGATATGCACTCCTGGCGCCAACCGGGTATCGGGCCGCAACCGGGCATAAGGCCCGATATGCGCGCCGGCGCCGACCTCGGCGCTGTCGATCCAGCAATGCGACAGAATTTCGACATCATCGCCGATGACCGCGTCCCGCAACACGCAGAACGGTCCGATCCGCACCCGGTCACCCAAGCGCACGGTGCCTTCGAACACCACATTGACATCGATGATGACATCCTTGCCGGCAACCAGCGTACCCCGAACATCGACGCGCGCTGGATCTAGCAGGGTCGCGCCGCCCGCCAACAGCGCCTCAGCCTGTCGCGCCTGATAAAAACGCTCCAGTTCAGCCAGTTGCTGGCGGTCGTTAATCCCCTGCACCTCGGCCGGTTCGGCCACCGTGAAGGCTTCGACCGGCACGCCGTCGCGCACCGCCAAGGCGATGATATCGGTCAGATAGTACTCGCCCTGCGAGTTGTCATTATCCAGTTCGGCGACCCAATCTTTCAGCCTATCGGCGGAAACGGCCAAAATTCCGGTATTGATCTCGCGCAAATTTCGCTCGGTGGGCGTCGCTTCCTTATGTTCGACGATGCGCAACACCCGCCCGCACTCGTCGCGGACGATGCGCCCGTAGCCGGTCGGGTCGCCCAATTCGACCGTCAGCAACGCCAACCGGCCCTGTCGGGCGTCCGCGACCAGCGGTTGCAGGGTCTCGGTCTGGATCAAGGGCACGTCGCCATACAGCACCAGCACCACGCCGGCGGGATCGATTGACGGCAATGCTTGCGCGACAGCGTGACCCGTTCCTAACTGCTCGGCCTGCTCGACCCAGACTACATCCGAATCCCCCGCGAAAACGGCCTTGACCGCCTCCCCGCCGTGTCCGTACACCACCAGTCGAGTTGTCGCCTCAAGTTGACTCGCCGTGGCCAGCACATGGCCCAACAACGGTTTACCCGCGATACGGTGCAGGACCTTGGGCAAATCTGAAACCATCCGCTTACCCTTGCCGGCGGCAAGAATCACGACCGAAAGCTGCTGCATGACGGCTACGCCTCCAAAAAATCTCTCGCTATTGTAACGAACCTTAGCAACGGAATGAGCAACCCGCGACGAATACTCGGCCACGAACGCTCTCAGCGTGCTGCAAAATAAAAAGGCCGTGACGTTGTCACGGCCCAATAGAGGATCCAATATATTATTATTATTAGCCTTTTATCCTGCTTTACGCAGCTTGCGCAGCTTTTCGATAGCCTGCAACTGCGCGATAGCCTCAGCCAGTTCGGCCTTGGCTCTGGCGTATTCAAAATCACCCTGATGAGCGGCAAGTACTTGCTCGGAGCGCTGTTTGGCGGCCTGCGCGGACGCTTCGTCCAGGTCGCGGGCCCGTTCGGCGGTATCGGACAGTATCGTCACCAAACTCGGTTGCACTTCCAGCAGTCCGCCCGATACGTAGAACAGTTGCTCCTCGCCGCCTTGCAACCGGACGCGGACCTGACCGGGTTTTAGCCGGGTCAACAGCTGGCTGTGGCGGGGCAAAATACCGAGCTCGCCCAATTCGCCCGGCGCGGTCACCATCTCGGCGGCGCCGGAGAATAGCTCCTTCTCCGCGCTGACGATGTCGACGTGCAATGTCATGGCCATGCGTGCGTCTCCTGGTCGGTTGGCATGGGAAACGGCCCCACGGTCGGGGCCGTTGGACCCTTACAGCTTGGTGGCCTTTTCCACGGCCTCATCAATGCCGCCGACCATGTAGAAGGCTTGCTCGGGCAGATGATCGTACTCGCCGGCGACGATGCCCTTGAAGGCCGCGATGGTGTCCTTGAGCGCGACGTATTTGCCGGACGAACCCGTGAACACTTCCGCCACGAAGAACGGCTGCGATAGGAAGCGCTGGATCTTGCGGGCGCGCGCCACCACCAGCTTGTCTTCCTCGGACAGTTCGTCCATGCCCAAAATGGCGATGATGTCCTTCAATTCCTTGTAGCGTTGCAGCGTGCTTTGCACGGCGCGGGCGGCGTCGTAGTGGTCCTGGCCGACCACCAGCGGGTCCAATTGCCGGGACGTGGAATCCAGCGGGTCCACCGCCGGATAGATCCCCAATTCGGCGATCTGGCGGGACAGCACCACGGTGGCGTCCAAGTGAGCGAAGGTGGTGGCCGGTGAGGGGTCGGTCAGGTCGTCGGCGGGCACGTACACCGCTTGAATCGAGGTGATGGAGCCGGTCTTGGTCGAGGTGATGCGCTCTTGTAACACGCCCATTTCCTCAGCCAGCGTCGGTTGATAACCCACCGCCGACGGCATCCGGCCCAGCAGCGCCGAGCACTCGGTGCCGGCCAGGGTATAGCGGTAGATGTTGTCGATGAACAGCAGCACGTCGCGGCCTTCGTCGCGGAAATTCTCGGCGATGCTCAGGCCGGTCAGGCCGACCCGCAGCCGGTTGCCGGGCGGCTCGTTCATCTGGCCGTAGACCAGCGCCACCTTGTCCAGCACGTTCGACTCCTTCATTTCATGATAGAAGTCGTTGCCCTCGCGGGTGCGCTCGCCGACGCCGGCGAACACTGAGTAGCCGGAATGCTCGATGGCGATGTTGCGGATCAATTCCATCATGTTGACGGTCTTGCCCACGCCCGCGCCACCGAACAAGCCGATCTTGCCGCCCTTGGCGAACGGGCAGAGCAGGTCGATGACCTTGATGCCGGTTTCCAGCAGTTCGGTCGCGCCCGACTGATCTTCATAGCTGGGGGCCGGTTGATGGATGGCGCGGTAGATGTCGGTTTCCACTGGCCCCTTGTGGTCGATGGGTACGCCCAACACGTTCATGATCCGACCCAAAGTCCCGGTACCCACCGGCACGGTCACCGGCGCGCCGGTGTTGGAGACCGCCATGTTGCGTTTGAGACCTTCGGTCGCGCCCATGGCGATGGTGCGGACCACCCCGTCGCCCAATTGCTGTTGGACTTCCAAGGTCAGCCCGTTTTCATCGAGACGCAGCGCGTCGTAGATCTTGGGCACCGCGCCGCGCGGGAACTCGACGTCCACCACGGCGCCGATGATTTGCACGATATTGCCAGAACTCATTATTGGGTTCCCCTTAAACTTGTTTCACCGGGCACCCGCCGCTGGCGACGGGCGCTTGCCGCGTTCCCTATACCGCAGCGGCGCCACCCACGATCTCGGCCAGTTCTTGGGTGATCGACGCTTGTCGGGCCTTGTTGTAGATCAGTTGCAATTCATCGATGAGCGCGCCCGCATTGTCGGAAGCGCTCTTCATGGCGACCATGCGCGCGGCCATCTCGCTGGCGACGTTCTCCACCAAGGACTGGTAGACCACCGATTCGCTATAACGACGCAGCAGCAGTTCGATGAGATCCTTGGGATCGGGCTCGTAGATGTAATCCCAGCGATGAACCGGGGCCGCATCTTGCACCTCGGCGAGGATAGGCACCAGGCGCTCGATCTTGGGTTTCTGACTCATGGTGTTGACGAATTCGTTATACACCAGATAGATCGCATCGACCTTGCCTTCCGCGAAGGCATCAGCCATCACCTTGACCGGGCCCAGCACATCCTCAAAGCGGGGCGAGTCGCCCAAATGAGAAACGTGAGCGACGATGTTGCCCTTCAATCGTCGGAAAAACTGAAACGCCTTGGTGCCGACGGTGCAGATATCGATTTCGATACCGCGGTTGCGCCAGTCCTGCATGGTCAGGATGGTGGCCTTGAACAGGTTGGTGTTCAAGCCGCCGCACAGACCGCGATCGGTCGACACCACGATCAGCCCGACCCGCTTCAGTTCGCGCTCCACCAGCCCCGGACTGCGATACTCGGTATGAGCGTGGGCCAAGTGCGAGATCACGTTACGAATCTTGGTCGCGTAAGGCCGGGCTGCTTTCATGCGTTCCTGGGCCTTGCGCATCTTGCTCGCCGCCACCATTTCCATGGCTTTGGTGATCTTTTGAGTACTTTGAATACTCTTGATTTTGGTTCGTATCTCTTTGGCGCCGGCCATGCTCGATCCCGCCTATCCGACGAAAGTGGGCTTGAAATCTTCCGCGATCTTCTTCAAACCGCTTTCGATCTCATCGTTGAAATCGCCCGAGCCGTTGATCTGATCGATCAACGGCGCATGGTTGGCCCGCGCGTACGCCAGAAGGCCGGCCTCGAAAGCGCCGATCTTGTTCAGCGCCACATCGTCCAGATAGCCCCGATCCACCGCGAACAGCGACACCGCCATTTCAGCCACCGACATCGGCGAGTACTGTTTCTGCTTCATCAGTTCGGTGACGCGCTGGCCGCGTTCGAGCTGCTTGCGGGTGGCCTCGTCCAGATCGGAGGCGAACTGGGCGAAGGCCGCCAGTTCGCGGTACTGGGCGAGCGCCAAGCGGATGCCGCCGCCGAGCTTCTTGATGATCTTGGTCTGGGCCGCGCCGCCGACGCGGGACACCGACAAGCCAGGGTTGATGGCGGGCCGGATACCGGCGTT is from Candidatus Competibacteraceae bacterium and encodes:
- the glmU gene encoding bifunctional UDP-N-acetylglucosamine diphosphorylase/glucosamine-1-phosphate N-acetyltransferase GlmU, with the translated sequence MQQLSVVILAAGKGKRMVSDLPKVLHRIAGKPLLGHVLATASQLEATTRLVVYGHGGEAVKAVFAGDSDVVWVEQAEQLGTGHAVAQALPSIDPAGVVLVLYGDVPLIQTETLQPLVADARQGRLALLTVELGDPTGYGRIVRDECGRVLRIVEHKEATPTERNLREINTGILAVSADRLKDWVAELDNDNSQGEYYLTDIIALAVRDGVPVEAFTVAEPAEVQGINDRQQLAELERFYQARQAEALLAGGATLLDPARVDVRGTLVAGKDVIIDVNVVFEGTVRLGDRVRIGPFCVLRDAVIGDDVEILSHCWIDSAEVGAGAHIGPYARLRPDTRLAPGVHIGNFVETKKVEIGPGSKVNHLTYIGDAEIGSNVNVGAGTITCNYDGANKHKTVIGDGAFIGSNSSLVAPVRIGKGATVGAGSAVSGEVPEGGLSLTRAPRKDVANWERPTKSGKR
- a CDS encoding F0F1 ATP synthase subunit epsilon encodes the protein MAMTLHVDIVSAEKELFSGAAEMVTAPGELGELGILPRHSQLLTRLKPGQVRVRLQGGEEQLFYVSGGLLEVQPSLVTILSDTAERARDLDEASAQAAKQRSEQVLAAHQGDFEYARAKAELAEAIAQLQAIEKLRKLRKAG
- the atpD gene encoding F0F1 ATP synthase subunit beta → MSSGNIVQIIGAVVDVEFPRGAVPKIYDALRLDENGLTLEVQQQLGDGVVRTIAMGATEGLKRNMAVSNTGAPVTVPVGTGTLGRIMNVLGVPIDHKGPVETDIYRAIHQPAPSYEDQSGATELLETGIKVIDLLCPFAKGGKIGLFGGAGVGKTVNMMELIRNIAIEHSGYSVFAGVGERTREGNDFYHEMKESNVLDKVALVYGQMNEPPGNRLRVGLTGLSIAENFRDEGRDVLLFIDNIYRYTLAGTECSALLGRMPSAVGYQPTLAEEMGVLQERITSTKTGSITSIQAVYVPADDLTDPSPATTFAHLDATVVLSRQIAELGIYPAVDPLDSTSRQLDPLVVGQDHYDAARAVQSTLQRYKELKDIIAILGMDELSEEDKLVVARARKIQRFLSQPFFVAEVFTGSSGKYVALKDTIAAFKGIVAGEYDHLPEQAFYMVGGIDEAVEKATKL
- the atpG gene encoding F0F1 ATP synthase subunit gamma; its protein translation is MAGAKEIRTKIKSIQSTQKITKAMEMVAASKMRKAQERMKAARPYATKIRNVISHLAHAHTEYRSPGLVERELKRVGLIVVSTDRGLCGGLNTNLFKATILTMQDWRNRGIEIDICTVGTKAFQFFRRLKGNIVAHVSHLGDSPRFEDVLGPVKVMADAFAEGKVDAIYLVYNEFVNTMSQKPKIERLVPILAEVQDAAPVHRWDYIYEPDPKDLIELLLRRYSESVVYQSLVENVASEMAARMVAMKSASDNAGALIDELQLIYNKARQASITQELAEIVGGAAAV